From one Triticum urartu cultivar G1812 chromosome 3, Tu2.1, whole genome shotgun sequence genomic stretch:
- the LOC125546108 gene encoding germin-like protein 1-3, with translation MAPKQLPAVLLATCATLLALAAPLLAGDPDMLQDFCVADYKSLDGPLRLNGFPCKRPENVTADDFFSAALAFPGNTGNPVGSMVTAANVEKLPGLNTLGVSLSRVDYAPWGVNPPHTHPRATEIIYVLEGSLDVGFVTTAGKLFARTVCKGELFVFPRGLVHYQKNNGGAPAMAITAFNSQLPGTQSLAVAMFGASPPVPTDVLARALQIDGGLVEAIKSKFPTK, from the exons ATGGCGCCCAAGCAGCTCCCCGCTGTCCTCCTCGCCACCTGCGCCACCCTCCTGGCCCTCGCCGCGCCATTGCTCGCCGGCGACCCCGACATGCTGCAGGACTTCTGCGTCGCCGACTACAAATCCCTTGACGGCC CACTGCGGCTAAACGGGTTCCCATGCAAGAGGCCGGAGAACGTGACCGCGGACGACTTCTTCTCGGCCGCGCTGGCATTCCCGGGCAACACCGGCAACCCGGTCGGCTCCATGGTGACGGCGGCGAACGTGGAGAAGCTCCCGGGGCTCAACACGCTGGGCGTCTCCCTGTCCCGCGTGGACTACGCGCCGTGGGGCGTGAACCCGCCGCACACCCACCCACGTGCCACCGAGATCATCTACGTGCTTGAGGGCTCCCTCGACGTCGGATTCGTCACCACTGCCGGCAAGCTCTTCGCCCGCACCGTCTGCAAGGGTGAGCTTTTCGTCTTCCCCCGCGGCCTCGTCCACTACCAGAAGAACAACGGCGGTGCGCCGGCCATGGCGATCACGGCATTCAACAGTCAGCTGCCGGGCACGCAGTCCCTTGCCGTGGCGATGTTCGGTGCCTCGCCACCGGTGCCCACCGACGTGCTAGCCAGAGCGCTCCAGATCGACGGCGGCCTGGTGGAGGCCATCAAGTCCAAGTTCCCAACAAAGTAA